The proteins below are encoded in one region of Flammeovirga kamogawensis:
- a CDS encoding FUSC family protein: MNNLRLKEAVKAAIAFVIAYAIALKVNWMTPAWAGYAVTMIAFPTFNAGQSFRKTILRLSGTIPGSVAALIILSIAPQSRWLFIVLVCIWMFFTSYMMNADSKHSYMWNVAGFTCLIVILAGPSSSASAFDHALYRSIDNILGMLVYTLVALFIWPYKEEGKIKTTATSIVNDQGRVIKSLIHQIEKGEQLMPTNFEQIHKKIENLNDVISTETIDNKEARHNKKNWLHVSECTTAINQSLLRLTMALVDLKNKQPIQDVAIKQSLFNDLINKWSILPNLLSGKKGSLHIKVREFSVFQNLIFDDKQDPILEIIKEELIKIDTLTNKLIVVFENINAKRNTQQNLFKTVRKSRKDYFYILFDRDFLRGGIYVVLCTFIGFVLWIEFDPIGHSQWFMMTGTMAMLVGVNQQMDMKKFMTKFSVLLTLGGVIYVFILPQISTFFALGSVLFLLMFLIYYFLDGYTYVVGCLCVMSLGITNSMTFDFAAYFNESLFNVIVIVVLVIASYLIDSTRPEIGFKNQIVRFFESYLFLLEEHSNDLKSSIWRKIQVTFAEREIHSLPSKIEKWLPEVPITISSVSKEQLSSLTIVIRRLSIAMDMWRTSSVHQNTPTDLEQFNLILIEFLQVNQKKLFKDKLLLLPQFELASINSNQYKVVGSYRLLKDTLDVYNKTANTINWNQLLEERFS, encoded by the coding sequence ATGAATAACCTACGATTAAAGGAAGCAGTAAAAGCAGCAATTGCATTTGTTATTGCCTATGCTATTGCATTAAAAGTAAATTGGATGACACCTGCATGGGCCGGGTATGCAGTTACAATGATTGCTTTTCCGACTTTTAATGCGGGCCAAAGTTTTAGAAAAACAATATTAAGATTATCGGGAACAATTCCTGGAAGTGTAGCAGCATTAATAATATTAAGTATTGCTCCACAAAGCAGATGGTTATTTATTGTATTAGTATGTATTTGGATGTTTTTTACTTCATACATGATGAACGCAGATTCAAAACATAGCTATATGTGGAATGTTGCGGGGTTCACTTGTTTAATTGTAATACTAGCGGGCCCGTCTTCTTCTGCTTCAGCTTTTGACCACGCTTTATACAGATCGATTGATAATATTTTGGGTATGCTTGTCTATACCTTGGTAGCACTTTTTATTTGGCCTTATAAAGAAGAAGGAAAAATAAAAACAACTGCTACAAGTATTGTGAATGATCAGGGAAGAGTTATAAAATCTTTAATTCATCAAATAGAAAAAGGAGAGCAGTTAATGCCTACTAATTTTGAGCAAATTCATAAGAAAATAGAAAATTTAAATGATGTTATCTCAACTGAAACAATTGATAATAAAGAGGCAAGGCATAATAAAAAGAATTGGCTACATGTTTCAGAATGTACCACTGCAATTAATCAATCTCTTTTACGGTTAACAATGGCTTTAGTCGATTTAAAAAATAAACAGCCCATACAAGATGTTGCAATTAAGCAATCTCTATTTAATGATTTAATAAATAAATGGTCGATTTTGCCTAATCTATTATCAGGAAAGAAGGGAAGCCTACATATAAAAGTTAGAGAGTTCTCTGTATTTCAAAATTTAATTTTTGATGATAAACAAGACCCAATTCTTGAAATAATAAAAGAAGAATTAATTAAAATTGATACACTAACCAATAAATTAATTGTGGTTTTTGAAAATATTAATGCAAAGAGGAATACCCAACAGAATCTTTTTAAAACAGTTCGAAAATCTAGAAAAGACTACTTTTATATTCTTTTTGATCGAGATTTTTTAAGAGGAGGCATTTATGTTGTTTTGTGCACCTTTATTGGTTTTGTACTATGGATTGAATTTGATCCAATTGGCCACAGTCAGTGGTTTATGATGACAGGAACAATGGCAATGCTTGTAGGGGTAAACCAGCAAATGGACATGAAGAAATTTATGACTAAATTTTCTGTTTTATTAACTTTAGGTGGTGTAATTTATGTTTTTATTCTTCCACAGATAAGTACCTTTTTTGCATTAGGTAGTGTACTTTTTCTTCTGATGTTTCTGATTTATTATTTTTTAGATGGTTATACTTATGTGGTAGGGTGTTTATGCGTTATGAGCTTAGGAATTACCAATAGTATGACCTTTGATTTTGCCGCCTATTTTAACGAAAGTCTATTTAATGTAATTGTAATTGTTGTATTAGTTATTGCAAGTTATTTAATAGATTCTACACGACCAGAGATTGGATTTAAAAATCAGATTGTACGCTTCTTTGAAAGTTATTTGTTCTTATTAGAAGAACATAGTAATGATTTGAAAAGTAGTATCTGGAGAAAAATTCAGGTAACATTTGCAGAAAGAGAAATTCATTCTTTACCTTCAAAAATAGAGAAATGGTTACCAGAAGTGCCAATAACAATTTCCTCAGTATCAAAAGAACAGCTATCATCACTTACAATTGTAATTAGAAGGCTATCAATTGCAATGGATATGTGGAGGACTTCATCTGTACATCAAAATACACCTACTGATTTGGAGCAGTTTAATCTGATATTAATTGAATTCTTACAGGTAAATCAAAAAAAATTGTTTAAAGATAAATTACTTTTATTACCCCAATTTGAGCTTGCTTCTATAAATTCTAACCAGTATAAAGTTGTAGGAAGTTATCGTTTACTTAAAGATACTTTAGATGTTTATAACAAAACGGCCAACACTATAAATTGGAATCAATTATTGGAAGAGAGGTTCTCGTAA